The proteins below come from a single Benincasa hispida cultivar B227 chromosome 4, ASM972705v1, whole genome shotgun sequence genomic window:
- the LOC120076738 gene encoding lariat debranching enzyme isoform X1, whose protein sequence is MRIAVEGCMHGDLDNVYRTLQYMEQVQNIKIDLLLCCGDFQAVRNENDLKSLNVPPKYRSMNSFWKYYSGAEVAPYPTIFIGGNHEASNYLWELYYGGWAAPNIYFLGVAGVVKFGNIRIGGLSGIYNARHYHLGHYERPPYNENTIRSIYHVREYDVRKLMQVEEPIDIFLSHDWPLGITDYGDWKQLIRFKPFFEKEIQEKSLGSKAAAQLLEKLRPPYWFSAHLHCKFAALVQHGEGGPLTKFLALDKCLPRRKFLQVIEIEAEPGPYEIHYDEEWLAITRRFNEIFPLTAKSANYGSIKLEMEDCRQWVKTSLKERGTKPFDFVQTVPCYDPSRSVSNSQLAGYPRNPQTESLLKFLELPYLLDDMLESDGPSGSSVPLSDSGSFFDSEDIPIDDVDDMEEETAEPEDA, encoded by the exons atgAGGATTGCAGTGGAAGGTTGCATGCACGGTGACCTCGACAATGTCTACAGAACTCTCCAATACATGGAGCAAGTTCAAAACATCAAAATCGACCTTCTGCTCTGCTGTGGCGACTTTCAG GCTGTTAGGAATGAGAACGATCTGAAGAGCTTAAATGTGCCGCCCAAATATCGATCCATGAACTCGTTCTGGAAGTATTACTCAGGAGCTGAAGTCGCTCCCTATCCTACTATTTTCATTGGTGGGAATCATGAAGCGTCTAATTATCTGTGGGAATT GTACTATGGAGGTTGGGCTGCGCCTAATATATACTTTTTGGGCGTTGCTGGTGTAGTCAAGTTTGGAAATATTCGTATTGGTGGGCTGTCTGGCATTTATAATGCACGCCATTATCATTTAG GTCACTATGAGAGGCCTCCATACAATGAGAATACTATAAGATCTATTTACCATGTTCGTGAATATGATGTTCGGAAGCTTATGCAAGTTGAGGAACCAATTGACATTTTTCTTTCTCATGATTGGCCACTTGGCATCACTGATTATGGAGACTGGAAGCAACTTATTAGGTTTAAACCCTTTTTTGAGAAGGAG ATTCAGGAAAAAAGTCTTGGGAGTAAGGCTGCAGCTCAGTTGCTAGAAAAGCTCAGACCCCCTTACTGGTTTTCAGCCCACTTGCACTGTAAGTTTGCTGCTCTTGTTCAACATGGTGAAGGTGGCCCCTTGACAAAATTTCTTGCTCTTGATAAGTGTCTTCCTAGGCGTAAATTTTTACAG GTTATCGAGATCGAAGCAGAGCCTGGACCTTATGAGATTCATTATGATGAAGAATGGTTAGCAATAACACGAAGGTTCAATGAAATCTTCCCTTTGACAGCCAAAAGTGCAAATTATGG AAGTATAAAGCTTGAAATGGAAGATTGTCGGCAATGGGTCAAAACCAGTTTAAAAGAAAGAGGAACAAAACCTTTTGACTTTGTTCAGACTGTTCCTTGTTATGATCCATCAAGATCTGTCTCCAACAGTCAGCTTGCTG GATATCCTCGAAATCCTCAGACTGAATCTTTGCTGAAGTTTCTTGAACTCCCTTATCTTCTTGACGACATGTTGGAATCTGATGGACCATCGGGGAGTTCTGTTCCTTTATCAGACAGTG GTTCGTTCTTTGACAGCGAAGACATTCCGATTGATGATGTAGATGATATGGAAGAAGAAACTGCAGAACCTGAAGATGCATAA
- the LOC120076738 gene encoding lariat debranching enzyme isoform X2: MRIAVEGCMHGDLDNVYRTLQYMEQVQNIKIDLLLCCGDFQAVRNENDLKSLNVPPKYRSMNSFWKYYSGAEVAPYPTIFIGGNHEASNYLWELYYGGWAAPNIYFLGVAGVVKFGNIRIGGLSGIYNARHYHLGHYERPPYNENTIRSIYHVREYDVRKLMQVEEPIDIFLSHDWPLGITDYGDWKQLIRFKPFFEKEIQEKSLGSKAAAQLLEKLRPPYWFSAHLHCKFAALVQHGEGGPLTKFLALDKCLPRRKFLQVIEIEAEPGPYEIHYDEEWLAITRRFNEIFPLTAKSANYGSIKLEMEDCRQWVKTSLKERGTKPFDFVQTVPCYDPSRSVSNSQLAGYPRNPQTESLLKFLELPYLLDDMLESDGPSGSSVPLSDSAKTFRLMM; this comes from the exons atgAGGATTGCAGTGGAAGGTTGCATGCACGGTGACCTCGACAATGTCTACAGAACTCTCCAATACATGGAGCAAGTTCAAAACATCAAAATCGACCTTCTGCTCTGCTGTGGCGACTTTCAG GCTGTTAGGAATGAGAACGATCTGAAGAGCTTAAATGTGCCGCCCAAATATCGATCCATGAACTCGTTCTGGAAGTATTACTCAGGAGCTGAAGTCGCTCCCTATCCTACTATTTTCATTGGTGGGAATCATGAAGCGTCTAATTATCTGTGGGAATT GTACTATGGAGGTTGGGCTGCGCCTAATATATACTTTTTGGGCGTTGCTGGTGTAGTCAAGTTTGGAAATATTCGTATTGGTGGGCTGTCTGGCATTTATAATGCACGCCATTATCATTTAG GTCACTATGAGAGGCCTCCATACAATGAGAATACTATAAGATCTATTTACCATGTTCGTGAATATGATGTTCGGAAGCTTATGCAAGTTGAGGAACCAATTGACATTTTTCTTTCTCATGATTGGCCACTTGGCATCACTGATTATGGAGACTGGAAGCAACTTATTAGGTTTAAACCCTTTTTTGAGAAGGAG ATTCAGGAAAAAAGTCTTGGGAGTAAGGCTGCAGCTCAGTTGCTAGAAAAGCTCAGACCCCCTTACTGGTTTTCAGCCCACTTGCACTGTAAGTTTGCTGCTCTTGTTCAACATGGTGAAGGTGGCCCCTTGACAAAATTTCTTGCTCTTGATAAGTGTCTTCCTAGGCGTAAATTTTTACAG GTTATCGAGATCGAAGCAGAGCCTGGACCTTATGAGATTCATTATGATGAAGAATGGTTAGCAATAACACGAAGGTTCAATGAAATCTTCCCTTTGACAGCCAAAAGTGCAAATTATGG AAGTATAAAGCTTGAAATGGAAGATTGTCGGCAATGGGTCAAAACCAGTTTAAAAGAAAGAGGAACAAAACCTTTTGACTTTGTTCAGACTGTTCCTTGTTATGATCCATCAAGATCTGTCTCCAACAGTCAGCTTGCTG GATATCCTCGAAATCCTCAGACTGAATCTTTGCTGAAGTTTCTTGAACTCCCTTATCTTCTTGACGACATGTTGGAATCTGATGGACCATCGGGGAGTTCTGTTCCTTTATCAGACAGTG CGAAGACATTCCGATTGATGATGTAG
- the LOC120076738 gene encoding lariat debranching enzyme isoform X4 produces the protein MSTELSNTWSKFKTSKSTFCSAVATFRYYGGWAAPNIYFLGVAGVVKFGNIRIGGLSGIYNARHYHLGHYERPPYNENTIRSIYHVREYDVRKLMQVEEPIDIFLSHDWPLGITDYGDWKQLIRFKPFFEKEIQEKSLGSKAAAQLLEKLRPPYWFSAHLHCKFAALVQHGEGGPLTKFLALDKCLPRRKFLQVIEIEAEPGPYEIHYDEEWLAITRRFNEIFPLTAKSANYGSIKLEMEDCRQWVKTSLKERGTKPFDFVQTVPCYDPSRSVSNSQLAGYPRNPQTESLLKFLELPYLLDDMLESDGPSGSSVPLSDSGSFFDSEDIPIDDVDDMEEETAEPEDA, from the exons ATGTCTACAGAACTCTCCAATACATGGAGCAAGTTCAAAACATCAAAATCGACCTTCTGCTCTGCTGTGGCGACTTTCAG GTACTATGGAGGTTGGGCTGCGCCTAATATATACTTTTTGGGCGTTGCTGGTGTAGTCAAGTTTGGAAATATTCGTATTGGTGGGCTGTCTGGCATTTATAATGCACGCCATTATCATTTAG GTCACTATGAGAGGCCTCCATACAATGAGAATACTATAAGATCTATTTACCATGTTCGTGAATATGATGTTCGGAAGCTTATGCAAGTTGAGGAACCAATTGACATTTTTCTTTCTCATGATTGGCCACTTGGCATCACTGATTATGGAGACTGGAAGCAACTTATTAGGTTTAAACCCTTTTTTGAGAAGGAG ATTCAGGAAAAAAGTCTTGGGAGTAAGGCTGCAGCTCAGTTGCTAGAAAAGCTCAGACCCCCTTACTGGTTTTCAGCCCACTTGCACTGTAAGTTTGCTGCTCTTGTTCAACATGGTGAAGGTGGCCCCTTGACAAAATTTCTTGCTCTTGATAAGTGTCTTCCTAGGCGTAAATTTTTACAG GTTATCGAGATCGAAGCAGAGCCTGGACCTTATGAGATTCATTATGATGAAGAATGGTTAGCAATAACACGAAGGTTCAATGAAATCTTCCCTTTGACAGCCAAAAGTGCAAATTATGG AAGTATAAAGCTTGAAATGGAAGATTGTCGGCAATGGGTCAAAACCAGTTTAAAAGAAAGAGGAACAAAACCTTTTGACTTTGTTCAGACTGTTCCTTGTTATGATCCATCAAGATCTGTCTCCAACAGTCAGCTTGCTG GATATCCTCGAAATCCTCAGACTGAATCTTTGCTGAAGTTTCTTGAACTCCCTTATCTTCTTGACGACATGTTGGAATCTGATGGACCATCGGGGAGTTCTGTTCCTTTATCAGACAGTG GTTCGTTCTTTGACAGCGAAGACATTCCGATTGATGATGTAGATGATATGGAAGAAGAAACTGCAGAACCTGAAGATGCATAA
- the LOC120076738 gene encoding lariat debranching enzyme isoform X3, with protein MNSFWKYYSGAEVAPYPTIFIGGNHEASNYLWELYYGGWAAPNIYFLGVAGVVKFGNIRIGGLSGIYNARHYHLGHYERPPYNENTIRSIYHVREYDVRKLMQVEEPIDIFLSHDWPLGITDYGDWKQLIRFKPFFEKEIQEKSLGSKAAAQLLEKLRPPYWFSAHLHCKFAALVQHGEGGPLTKFLALDKCLPRRKFLQVIEIEAEPGPYEIHYDEEWLAITRRFNEIFPLTAKSANYGSIKLEMEDCRQWVKTSLKERGTKPFDFVQTVPCYDPSRSVSNSQLAGYPRNPQTESLLKFLELPYLLDDMLESDGPSGSSVPLSDSGSFFDSEDIPIDDVDDMEEETAEPEDA; from the exons ATGAACTCGTTCTGGAAGTATTACTCAGGAGCTGAAGTCGCTCCCTATCCTACTATTTTCATTGGTGGGAATCATGAAGCGTCTAATTATCTGTGGGAATT GTACTATGGAGGTTGGGCTGCGCCTAATATATACTTTTTGGGCGTTGCTGGTGTAGTCAAGTTTGGAAATATTCGTATTGGTGGGCTGTCTGGCATTTATAATGCACGCCATTATCATTTAG GTCACTATGAGAGGCCTCCATACAATGAGAATACTATAAGATCTATTTACCATGTTCGTGAATATGATGTTCGGAAGCTTATGCAAGTTGAGGAACCAATTGACATTTTTCTTTCTCATGATTGGCCACTTGGCATCACTGATTATGGAGACTGGAAGCAACTTATTAGGTTTAAACCCTTTTTTGAGAAGGAG ATTCAGGAAAAAAGTCTTGGGAGTAAGGCTGCAGCTCAGTTGCTAGAAAAGCTCAGACCCCCTTACTGGTTTTCAGCCCACTTGCACTGTAAGTTTGCTGCTCTTGTTCAACATGGTGAAGGTGGCCCCTTGACAAAATTTCTTGCTCTTGATAAGTGTCTTCCTAGGCGTAAATTTTTACAG GTTATCGAGATCGAAGCAGAGCCTGGACCTTATGAGATTCATTATGATGAAGAATGGTTAGCAATAACACGAAGGTTCAATGAAATCTTCCCTTTGACAGCCAAAAGTGCAAATTATGG AAGTATAAAGCTTGAAATGGAAGATTGTCGGCAATGGGTCAAAACCAGTTTAAAAGAAAGAGGAACAAAACCTTTTGACTTTGTTCAGACTGTTCCTTGTTATGATCCATCAAGATCTGTCTCCAACAGTCAGCTTGCTG GATATCCTCGAAATCCTCAGACTGAATCTTTGCTGAAGTTTCTTGAACTCCCTTATCTTCTTGACGACATGTTGGAATCTGATGGACCATCGGGGAGTTCTGTTCCTTTATCAGACAGTG GTTCGTTCTTTGACAGCGAAGACATTCCGATTGATGATGTAGATGATATGGAAGAAGAAACTGCAGAACCTGAAGATGCATAA
- the LOC120075302 gene encoding putative pentatricopeptide repeat-containing protein At3g25970, with the protein MRPSYSASGTSVRALSNLLLTHSLTIKLGTIADVYTCNNILNGYWKCKELRSANVLFDEMPLRDSVSWNTMIAGHINCGNLEASWDVLKGMRRCGFELDEYTFGSMLKGIACAGMSDLGQQVHSMIIKMGYAGNVYAGSALLDMYAKCERLEDAYLSFLNISKQNTVSWNAMIAGYAQMGDRETAFWLLDCMEQEGEKVDDGTYAPLLPLLDDADFYNLTKQIHGKVFKHGLESVNTMCNALITSYSECGSLDDAKRIFNCSAGFWDLVTWNSLLAAYLVHGQEDLAFKLLIDMQEHGFEPDLYSYTSIIRACFDEKLGNNGKSLHGLVIKRGLEQSVPISNALISMYIKSECGSMKEALCIFESLEFKDRVSWNSILTGLSQTGLSEDAVKSFLHMRSAAMDIDHYSFSAVLRSCSDLATFQLGQQIHVLAIKYGLESNEFVSSSLIFMYSKCGIIEDARRSFEESSKNSSITWNALMFGYAQHGQCNVALDLFFLMEKKKVKMDHITFVAVLTACSHIGLVEQGCKFLRCMESDYGVPPRMEHYACAVDLYGRSGRLEEAKALIEEMPFKPDAMVWKTFLGACRSCGNIELACQVASHLLEMEPEEHCTYVLLSNMYGNLMRWDEKAKVKRLMKERGVKKVPGWSWIEVKNNVHAFIAEDHSHPSCQQIYFLLKVLLEEITIMEAADGFESSFEQEELSYSNA; encoded by the coding sequence ATGAGGCCATCGTACTCGGCAAGTGGGACATCGGTTCGAGCTTTGTCCAATCTTTTGTTAACCCATTCTCTGACCATCAAATTGGGTACCATCGCAGACGTTTACACTTGCAACAATATCCTAAATGGGTATTGGAAATGCAAAGAGTTACGATCTGCAAATGTACTGTTCGACGAAATGCCGCTGAGAGACTCTGTATCTTGGAATACGATGATCGCGGGGCATATAAACTGTGGAAACTTGGAGGCTTCATGGGATGTTCTTAAAGGCATGAGGAGATGTGGTTTTGAGCTGGATGAGTATACCTTTGGAAGCATGTTGAAGGGCATTGCTTGTGCTGGTATGTCTGATTTGGGTCAGCAAGTACATTCTATGATCATTAAGATGGGTTATGCTGGAAATGTATATGCAGGGAGTGCTCTTCTGGACATGTATGCGAAATGTGAGAGACTTGAGGATGCATATCTGTCATTCTTAAATATATCGAAACAGAACACTGTTTCGTGGAATGCAATGATTGCTGGATATGCTCAGATGGGTGACCGTGAGACCGCATTTTGGTTGTTAGATTGTATGGAGCAAGAAGGTGAGAAGGTAGATGATGGCACATATGCTCCTCTTTTGCCTTTGCTTGATGATGCTGACTTTTATAACTTAACAAAGCAAATTCATGGAAAAGTGTTCAAACATGGATTGGAATCTGTTAATACAATGTGTAATGCCTTGATCACTTCTTATTCAGAATGTGGATCCCTTGATGATGCCAAAAGGATTTTTAATTGTTCGGCAGGCTTTTGGGATTTGGTGACATGGAACTCCTTGTTGGCTGCTTATCTGGTGCATGGTCAGGAAGATCTTGCTTTTAAACTCTTGATTGATATGCAAGAACATGGTTTTGAACCAGACTTGTATTCATACACAAGCATCATCCGTGCTTGTTTCGACGAAAAGCTTGGCAATAATGGGAAATCCTTACATGGGTTGGTGATAAAGAGAGGATTAGAACAGTCGGTGCCAATTTCAAATGCACTGATATCTATGTATATTAAATCAGAGTGTGGTTCAATGAAAGAAGCTCTATGTATATTTGAATCCTTGGAGTTTAAGGACCGCGTGTCTTGGAACTCGATCTTAACTGGATTATCACAAACGGGGTTGAGTGAAGATGCAGTGAAGTCCTTTCTGCATATGAGATCTGCAGCAATGGACATTGACCACTATTCCTTTTCTGCTGTACTCAGATCATGCTCAGATTTGGCTACATTTCAATTGGGACAACAGATTCATGTCTTGGCAATTAAATACGGTTTGGAGTCCAACGAGTTTGtttcaagttccttaatcttCATGTATTCCAAGTGTGGGATTATTGAAGATGCTAGAAGATCATTTGAAGAGTCTTCAAAGAACTCTTCAATCACTTGGAATGCACTTATGTTTGGTTATGCTCAACATGGTCAGTGCAATGTTGCATTAGACCTCTTCTTcctaatggaaaagaaaaaggtgAAAATGGATCACATAACCTTCGTTGCAGTTCTGACTGCCTGTAGCCATATCGGTTTAGTAGAACAGGGATGCAAATTCTTGCGGTGTATGGAATCTGATTACGGTGTTCCTCCACGGATGGAGCACTATGCTTGTGCAGTTGATCTATATGGGCGTTCTGGGCGTCTTGAAGAAGCCAAGGCCTTGATTGAAGAAATGCCATTCAAACCGGATGCCATGGTTTGGAAGACATTCTTGGGCGCATGCCGTTCTTGTGGCAACATTGAGTTGGCTTGTCAGGTTGCAAGCCATCTGCTAGAGATGGAGCCTGAAGAGCACTGCACTTATGTTCTCCTCTCAAACATGTACGGAAATCTAATGAGATGGGATGAGAAGGCCAAAGTGAAAAGGCTAATGAAGGAAAGAGGAGTTAAGAAAGTCCCTGGTTGGAGTTGGATTGAAGTTAAGAATAATGTACATGCTTTCATTGCAGAAGATCATTCTCATCCAAGTTGCCAACAGATCTACTTTTTGCTGAAAGTACTTTTGGAGGAAATCACAATAATGGAAGCTGCTGATGGTTTTGAGAGTTCTTTTGAACAGGAAGAACTAAGCTATTCAAATGCATAA
- the LOC120076889 gene encoding protein ENHANCED DISEASE RESISTANCE 2-like, with translation MCPTKQNQNHRSLIGEPAERCSEHGESTTTADWISETIDGGSLRLVDLQTGINGWASPPGDLFMLRSKNYLTKGKKSPAGDYLLSPVGVDWLKTSTKLDNVLARPDNRVAQALRRAQALGKSMKSFIIAVNIQVPGKDQYSAVFYFATEDPIPSGSLLHRFINGDDSFRNQRLKLVNRIVKGPWIVKKAVGNYSACLLGKALTCNYHRGPNYLEIDVDMGSSKLASAILHLALGYVTNVTVDMGFLVEGQTEEELPERLFGAVRICQMEMSSATVVDAPTLARGVSCAKVNHHKHGGDDDDDDDN, from the coding sequence ATGTGCCCCACAAAGCAAAACCAAAATCACCGGAGTTTGATCGGAGAACCGGCCGAAAGGTGTTCGGAACACGGAGAGTCCACGACGACGGCGGATTGGATTTCCGAGACGATCGACGGCGGATCCTTACGCCTTGTCGACCTTCAAACCGGGATAAATGGTTGGGCCTCGCCGCCTGGCGATCTCTTTATGCTTCGTTCTAAGAACTACTTGACGAAAGGGAAAAAATCTCCCGCCGGTGATTACTTACTTTCTCCCGTCGGTGTTGATTGGCTGAAAACTAGTACCAAGCTTGACAACGTCCTTGCTCGTCCTGACAATCGAGTTGCGCAAGCGTTGAGGAGAGCGCAAGCCCTAGGTAAATCGATGAAGAGCTTCATTATTGCGGTTAACATACAAGTCCCTGGGAAGGATCAGTATAGTGCCGTGTTTTATTTTGCTACCGAAGATCCGATTCCATCTGGCTCGCTTCTTCACCGATTCATCAATGGCGATGATTCTTTCAGAAATCAACGGTTGAAATTGGTGAATCGGATCGTGAAAGGTCCATGGATCGTTAAGAAAGCGGTAGGAAATTACAGTGCGTGTTTGTTAGGGAAGGCATTGACGTGCAATTACCACCGAGGACCTAACTATTTGGAGATTGACGTAGATATGGGAAGCTCAAAGTTAGCCAGTGCGATTTTGCATCTCGCGCTTGGTTATGTCACCAATGTTACAGTAGATATGGGATTTCTGGTGGAGGGACAGACGGAGGAGGAGTTGCCGGAAAGACTGTTCGGCGCCGTTCGGATTTGCCAGATGGAGATGTCGTCGGCGACGGTCGTAGACGCGCCGACATTGGCGCGTGGAGTATCATGTGCAAAAGTGAATCACCACAAACACGGCGGCGACGACGACGACGATGACGATAACTGA